One region of Sphingomonas kaistensis genomic DNA includes:
- a CDS encoding phosphatidylserine decarboxylase, which yields MAHIDNPDSQLTAVKWRFPSVHPEGRKFAVIAGAIAFFLLVLDGVFTEFLGWLMVGVTVWVAAFFRDPVRTTPSDPKLIVSPADGLVTMITRVPAPPELRAELGEGEFTRVSVFMSVFDVHINRTPIAGVVRRIAYVPGKFLNADLDKASEDNERQHFVVEGDGGVKIGFTQIAGLVARRIMSFVKEGQRLSTGERVGLIRFGSRVDVYLPAGTGSRLLLGQRAIAGETIIAELGSDPLLNGTSQ from the coding sequence ATGGCGCATATCGACAATCCCGACAGCCAGCTGACCGCGGTCAAATGGCGCTTCCCCTCGGTCCACCCGGAAGGGCGCAAGTTCGCCGTCATCGCCGGCGCGATCGCATTCTTCCTTCTCGTCCTGGACGGCGTGTTCACCGAGTTCCTCGGCTGGCTGATGGTCGGCGTGACCGTCTGGGTCGCGGCCTTCTTCCGCGATCCGGTTCGGACCACCCCCTCGGACCCCAAGCTGATCGTGTCCCCCGCCGACGGGCTGGTCACCATGATCACCCGCGTACCCGCCCCGCCCGAGCTTCGCGCCGAGCTGGGAGAGGGTGAGTTCACCCGGGTGTCGGTGTTCATGAGTGTGTTCGACGTCCACATCAATCGCACGCCCATCGCGGGCGTCGTCCGCCGCATCGCCTATGTCCCCGGCAAGTTCCTCAACGCCGACCTCGACAAGGCGAGCGAGGACAATGAGCGGCAGCATTTCGTGGTCGAGGGCGATGGCGGCGTGAAGATCGGCTTCACCCAGATCGCGGGCCTGGTCGCACGCCGGATCATGAGCTTCGTCAAGGAAGGGCAGCGCCTGAGCACGGGCGAGCGCGTCGGCCTGATCCGCTTCGGGAGCCGGGTCGACGTCTACCTCCCGGCCGGTACGGGCTCGCGACTGCTGCTGGGCCAGCGGGCGATTGCTGGCGAGACGATCATCGCCGAGCTTGGCTCCGATCCCCTGCTTAACGGGACCAGCCAGTGA
- a CDS encoding NADP-dependent isocitrate dehydrogenase, with the protein MTKIKVKNPVVEIDGDEMTRIIWQWIRDRLITPYLDIDLKYYDLSVENRDATDDQITVDAANAIKQHGVGVKCATITPDEQRVEEFGLKKMWKSPNGTIRNILGGVVFREPIVIANVPRLIPGWTDPIVVGRHAFGDQYKATDFRVPGAGKLTMRFEGVDGEVIEHEVFEFESSGVAMGMYNVDASIRDFARACLNYGLQRKWPVYLSTKNTILKAYDGRFKDIFQEIYESDFKAKFEEAGIEYQHRLIDDMVASALKWSGKFVWACKNYDGDVQSDQVAQGFGSLGLMTSVLMTPDGQTVEAEAAHGTVTRHYRMHQQGKATSTNPIASIFAWTGGLKFRGRIDETPEVVEFAETLERVCVETVESGKMTKDLAILVGPDQPWMTTEQFFEAVVQNLEKEMATA; encoded by the coding sequence ATGACCAAGATCAAGGTGAAGAACCCGGTCGTCGAAATCGACGGCGACGAGATGACCCGCATCATCTGGCAGTGGATCCGCGACCGGCTGATCACGCCTTACCTCGACATCGACCTCAAATATTACGACCTGTCGGTCGAGAATCGCGATGCCACCGACGACCAGATCACGGTCGATGCCGCCAACGCGATCAAGCAGCATGGCGTTGGCGTGAAGTGCGCCACCATCACCCCCGACGAGCAGCGGGTCGAGGAGTTCGGCCTGAAGAAGATGTGGAAGAGCCCCAACGGGACGATCCGCAACATCCTCGGCGGCGTCGTCTTCCGCGAGCCGATCGTGATCGCCAACGTGCCGCGCCTCATCCCCGGCTGGACCGATCCCATCGTGGTCGGCCGCCATGCGTTCGGCGACCAGTATAAGGCGACCGACTTCCGCGTTCCCGGCGCCGGCAAGCTGACGATGCGCTTCGAAGGCGTCGACGGCGAGGTGATCGAGCACGAAGTGTTCGAGTTCGAAAGCTCCGGCGTTGCCATGGGCATGTACAATGTCGACGCGAGCATCCGCGACTTCGCCCGCGCCTGTCTGAACTACGGCCTGCAGCGCAAGTGGCCGGTCTACCTCAGCACCAAGAACACCATCCTCAAGGCCTACGACGGTCGCTTCAAAGATATCTTCCAGGAGATTTACGAGAGCGATTTCAAGGCGAAGTTCGAGGAAGCCGGCATCGAATATCAGCATCGCCTGATCGATGACATGGTCGCCTCGGCGCTCAAGTGGAGCGGCAAGTTCGTCTGGGCCTGCAAGAATTACGACGGCGACGTCCAGTCGGACCAGGTGGCGCAGGGCTTCGGCAGCCTTGGCCTGATGACCAGCGTGCTGATGACCCCCGACGGCCAGACCGTCGAAGCGGAAGCCGCCCACGGCACCGTCACCCGCCACTACCGCATGCACCAGCAGGGCAAGGCGACCTCGACCAACCCGATCGCCAGCATCTTCGCCTGGACCGGCGGCCTCAAGTTCCGTGGCCGGATCGACGAGACCCCCGAGGTCGTGGAGTTCGCCGAAACGCTGGAGCGTGTCTGCGTCGAAACCGTCGAAAGCGGCAAGATGACCAAGGATCTCGCCATCCTGGTTGGCCCGGACCAGCCGTGGATGACCACCGAGCAGTTCTTCGAGGCCGTGGTCCAGAACCTCGAAAAGGAAATGGCGACCGCCTGA
- a CDS encoding secondary thiamine-phosphate synthase enzyme YjbQ yields the protein MRQASGTLIVTAPCQGLHLITDAVAAWVADRGMDEGLLTLMIRHTSASLLIQENAAPAARRDLERWLARIAPESPDYEHDDEGPDDMPAHLRSALTATTLSIPVLGGRMRLGTWQGIYLCEHRRRPAPREIAAHLVGT from the coding sequence ATGCGTCAGGCGTCCGGCACCCTCATCGTCACCGCGCCGTGTCAGGGCCTGCACCTGATCACGGACGCGGTGGCGGCGTGGGTTGCCGACCGGGGCATGGACGAGGGGCTGCTGACCCTGATGATCCGGCACACGTCGGCGTCGCTCCTGATCCAGGAGAATGCGGCGCCGGCGGCGCGCCGGGACCTCGAGCGCTGGCTGGCAAGGATCGCGCCCGAATCGCCAGACTATGAGCATGACGACGAAGGCCCCGACGACATGCCCGCGCACCTCCGCTCGGCGCTGACCGCGACCACTCTTTCGATCCCCGTACTGGGCGGACGAATGCGGCTCGGAACGTGGCAGGGCATCTACCTGTGCGAACATCGCCGCCGGCCCGCCCCGCGCGAGATCGCCGCGCATCTGGTCGGAACATGA
- a CDS encoding YbaK/EbsC family protein, whose translation MSLESVKAWRDLHAPDLRLIEAHGSTATVADAAATLGVEPGRIAKTIALRVGDRILLLVTRGDARLDNLKCKAAFGGRIRMLDADATLAATGHVVGGVCPFGLATPLPVYADVSLRAFDTVFPAAGSRNASLEIGPERLAEVTHAAWIDCCTLP comes from the coding sequence ATGAGCCTCGAAAGCGTCAAGGCCTGGCGCGACCTCCACGCGCCCGACCTGCGCCTGATTGAGGCGCATGGCAGCACGGCAACCGTGGCCGATGCCGCCGCCACCCTCGGTGTCGAGCCAGGCCGGATCGCCAAGACCATCGCCTTGCGGGTCGGTGACCGGATCCTGCTGCTGGTCACCCGCGGCGATGCGCGGCTCGACAATCTGAAGTGCAAGGCGGCGTTCGGCGGCCGCATTCGCATGCTGGACGCCGATGCGACCCTCGCCGCGACGGGTCATGTCGTCGGCGGTGTCTGCCCGTTCGGCCTGGCGACGCCGCTCCCGGTCTATGCCGACGTCAGCCTGCGCGCCTTCGATACCGTTTTCCCTGCGGCGGGGAGCCGCAACGCCTCGCTGGAGATCGGGCCGGAGCGGCTTGCAGAAGTGACCCACGCGGCGTGGATCGATTGCTGCACCCTGCCCTAG